The Bacteroides acidifaciens genome includes a region encoding these proteins:
- the carA gene encoding glutamine-hydrolyzing carbamoyl-phosphate synthase small subunit — MRNVTLILDDGSRFSGKSFGYEKPVAGEVVFNTAMTGYPESLTDPSYAGQLMTLTYPLIGNYGVPPFTIEPNGLATFMESEKIHAEAIIVSDYSYEYSHWNAVESLGDWLKREKIPGITGIDTRELTKVLREHGVMMGKIVFDDEPEHIPEAAYAGVNYVDKVSCKEIISYLPDVTSHSFPVNTPIAQLNSQLSTFNSQFKKVVLVDCGVKTNIIRCLLKRDVEVIRVPWDYDFNGLEFDGLFISNGPGDPDTCDAAVQNIRKAMKNEKLPIFGICMGNQLLSKAGGAKIYKLKYGHRSHNQPVRMVGTERCFITSQNHGYAVDNNTLGADWEPLFINMNDGSNEGIKHKTNPWFSAQFHPEAASGPTDTEFLFDEFVNLLK, encoded by the coding sequence ATGAGAAATGTGACATTAATCCTTGACGACGGGAGCCGGTTCTCTGGCAAGTCGTTTGGCTACGAGAAGCCGGTGGCGGGTGAAGTAGTTTTCAATACTGCCATGACCGGATATCCCGAGAGCCTTACTGACCCTTCGTATGCCGGACAGTTGATGACTCTTACCTATCCCTTGATAGGCAACTACGGAGTTCCTCCTTTTACAATCGAACCGAACGGGCTCGCCACTTTTATGGAGAGCGAGAAAATCCATGCGGAAGCGATTATCGTAAGTGACTATTCTTATGAATACAGCCACTGGAACGCAGTGGAAAGTCTCGGCGATTGGTTGAAACGTGAAAAAATTCCCGGTATCACAGGTATTGATACTCGTGAATTGACGAAAGTGCTCCGTGAACATGGTGTGATGATGGGAAAGATTGTCTTTGATGATGAGCCGGAGCATATTCCCGAAGCTGCTTATGCAGGCGTTAATTACGTAGACAAAGTAAGTTGCAAGGAAATAATCTCTTATCTTCCCGACGTAACTTCTCACTCTTTTCCTGTAAATACTCCCATTGCGCAACTTAATTCTCAACTATCAACTTTCAATTCTCAATTTAAAAAAGTGGTATTGGTAGATTGTGGAGTAAAGACCAACATCATCCGTTGCCTGCTGAAACGTGATGTCGAAGTGATTCGCGTGCCTTGGGATTATGATTTCAACGGACTCGAATTTGACGGATTATTTATTTCCAATGGCCCGGGCGACCCGGATACTTGCGATGCTGCGGTACAAAATATCCGTAAGGCAATGAAAAATGAGAAACTCCCTATCTTCGGAATCTGCATGGGTAACCAATTACTTTCGAAAGCAGGTGGCGCCAAAATATACAAACTGAAATACGGGCACCGTAGTCACAACCAACCTGTGCGTATGGTAGGCACGGAACGTTGTTTCATCACTTCTCAGAATCACGGTTATGCCGTAGACAATAATACGTTGGGCGCAGATTGGGAACCGCTTTTCATCAATATGAACGACGGTTCCAATGAAGGAATCAAGCATAAGACAAATCCTTGGTTCTCGGCGCAATTCCACCCGGAAGCTGCCAGCGGCCCTACGGATACGGAATTTTTGTTCGACGAATTTGTAAACCTGCTTAAATAA
- the glmS gene encoding glutamine--fructose-6-phosphate transaminase (isomerizing) — MCGIVGYIGKRKAYPILIKGLKRLEYRGYDSAGVAIISDNQQLNVYKTKGKVSELENFVTQKDISGTIGIAHTRWATHGEPCSANAHPHYSSSEKLALIHNGIIENYAVLKEKLQAKGYIFKSSTDTEVLVQLIEYMKVTNQVSLLAAVQLALGEVIGAYAIAILDKEHPDEIIAARKSSPLVVGIGEDEFFLASDATPIVEYTDKVVYLEDGEIAVINRGEELKVVDLNNVEMTPEVKKVELKLGQLEKGGYPHFMLKEIFEQPDCIHDCMRGRINVDADNVVLSAVIDNKERLLSAKRFIIVACGTSWHAGLIGKQLIESFCRIPVEVEYASEFRYRDPVINEQDVVIAISQSGETADTLAAVELAKSRGAFIYGICNAIGSSIPRATHTGSYIHVGPEIGVASTKAFTGQVTVLAMLALTLAKEKGTIDEQYYLSVVRELNQIPEKMKEVLKLNDKLAELSKTFTYAHNFIYLGRGYSYPVALEGALKLKEISYIHAEGYPAAEMKHGPIALIDAEMPVVVIATQNALYEKVLSNIQEIKARKGRVIAFVTKGDTVISQIADCSIELPETIECLNPLITTVPLQLLAYHIAVCKGMDVDQPRNLAKSVTVE; from the coding sequence ATGTGTGGAATAGTAGGCTATATTGGTAAAAGAAAAGCCTACCCCATCCTTATAAAAGGGCTGAAGCGATTAGAGTATCGTGGATATGACAGCGCAGGGGTAGCAATCATCAGTGACAACCAACAGTTGAATGTGTACAAGACGAAAGGAAAAGTCTCCGAACTCGAAAATTTCGTCACACAGAAAGATATTTCCGGTACAATCGGAATCGCCCATACTCGTTGGGCTACTCACGGGGAACCTTGTTCCGCTAACGCCCATCCTCATTACTCTTCTTCCGAAAAACTCGCTCTCATTCATAACGGTATCATTGAAAACTACGCCGTACTCAAAGAAAAACTCCAAGCTAAAGGCTACATCTTTAAAAGCAGTACAGATACCGAAGTTCTCGTTCAATTAATAGAATACATGAAAGTTACCAATCAGGTTAGTTTGCTGGCTGCCGTTCAGTTGGCGCTGGGAGAGGTGATTGGCGCTTATGCGATTGCGATTCTTGATAAAGAGCATCCGGATGAGATTATTGCGGCACGCAAAAGCAGCCCGCTGGTAGTGGGTATTGGCGAAGATGAATTCTTTCTGGCTTCGGACGCCACTCCGATTGTAGAATATACAGATAAGGTGGTCTACTTGGAAGACGGAGAGATTGCCGTAATAAACAGGGGTGAAGAGTTGAAGGTAGTCGATTTGAATAATGTCGAAATGACTCCCGAAGTGAAGAAAGTGGAATTGAAGCTCGGACAATTAGAAAAGGGCGGTTATCCGCACTTTATGTTGAAAGAGATTTTTGAACAGCCAGATTGCATCCATGATTGTATGCGCGGACGCATCAATGTAGATGCGGACAACGTAGTGCTTTCGGCAGTGATTGATAATAAGGAAAGGCTGCTGAGTGCCAAACGGTTTATTATCGTGGCTTGCGGAACTTCCTGGCATGCCGGACTTATCGGCAAACAACTGATTGAAAGTTTCTGCCGCATACCGGTAGAAGTGGAATATGCTTCTGAATTCCGTTACCGCGACCCTGTGATTAACGAGCAGGATGTAGTGATTGCCATCTCTCAGAGTGGCGAGACTGCCGATACATTGGCTGCCGTAGAATTGGCAAAGAGCCGTGGGGCATTTATATACGGAATTTGTAATGCCATCGGTTCGTCGATTCCCCGTGCCACTCACACCGGTTCGTATATCCACGTAGGCCCGGAAATCGGAGTTGCTTCTACCAAAGCATTTACGGGACAGGTCACTGTATTAGCGATGTTGGCATTGACACTTGCCAAAGAAAAGGGAACGATTGACGAACAGTATTATCTTTCGGTTGTGAGGGAGTTGAATCAAATTCCTGAGAAAATGAAAGAAGTGTTGAAATTGAATGATAAACTGGCGGAACTATCGAAAACTTTCACCTATGCACACAACTTTATTTATTTGGGACGCGGATATAGTTATCCCGTAGCTCTCGAAGGTGCGCTGAAATTGAAAGAAATTTCGTATATTCATGCCGAAGGTTATCCGGCTGCCGAGATGAAGCACGGCCCGATTGCCTTGATTGACGCAGAAATGCCGGTAGTGGTGATTGCCACCCAAAATGCCCTGTACGAAAAAGTGCTGAGCAACATTCAGGAAATCAAGGCGCGGAAAGGACGGGTGATTGCTTTTGTGACGAAAGGAGATACGGTTATCAGCCAGATTGCCGATTGCAGTATCGAGCTTCCTGAAACAATCGAATGTCTCAATCCGTTAATTACTACGGTACCTCTCCAATTGCTTGCATACCACATAGCAGTCTGCAAGGGAATGGATGTAGACCAGCCCAGGAATCTGGCTAAATCTGTAACTGTGGAGTAA
- the gltB gene encoding glutamate synthase large subunit: MKKQELFNNETEGFPYQRQPKQAGLYDAAYEHDACGVGMLVNIHGEKSHDIVESALKVLENMRHRGAEGADNKTGDGAGIMLQIPHEFILLQGIPVPEKGRYGTGLLFLPKNEKDQASILSIIIEEIEKEGLTLMHLRNVPTCPEILGEAALTNEPDIKQVFITGFTETETADRKLYLIRKRIENKVRMSAIPAKEDFYVVSLSTKSIIYKGMLSSLQLRNYYPDLTNSYFTSGLALVHSRFSTNTFPTWGLAQPFRLLAHNGEINTIRGNRGWMEARESVLSSPTLGDIKEIRPIIQPGMSDSASLDNVLEFLVMSGLSLPHAMAMLVPESFNEKNPISEDLKSFYEYHSILMEPWDGPAALLFSDGRFAGGMLDRNGLRPARYLITKNDMMVVASEVGVMDFEPGDIKEKGRLQPGKILLIDTEKGEIYYDGELKKQLSEAKPYRTWLATNRIELDELKSGRKVPHHVENYDRMLRTFGYSKEDIERLIMPMASTGAEPIHSMGNDTPLAVLSDKPQLLYNYFRQQFAQVTNPPIDPLREELVMSLTEYIGAVGMNILTPSESHCKMVRLNHPILSNTQLDILCNIRYKGFKTVKLPMLFEVAKGKAGLQEALGGLCKMAEESVTEGVNYIILSDRDVDADHAVIPSLLAVSAVHHHLISVGKRVQTALVVESGEIREVMHAALLLGFGASALNPYMAFAVLDKLVKDRDIQLDYATAEKNYIKSICKGLFKIMSKMGISTIRSYRGAKIFEAVGLSEELSKAYFGGLGSPIGGIRLEEIARDAIAFHEEGFEEVENGETPNSQLLKSNGVYSFRKDGEQHAWNPETISTLQLATRLGSYKKFKEYTHLVDEKEKPIFLRDFLGFRRNPISIDQVEPVENILHRFVTGAMSFGSISKEAHEAMAIAMNKIHGRSNTGEGGEDASRFQPLPDGSSLRSAIKQVASGRFGVTAEYLVNADEIQIKIAQGAKPGEGGQLPGFKVNDVIAKTRHSIPGISLISPPPHHDIYSIEDLAQLIFDLKNVNPQAKISVKLVAESGVGTIAAGVAKAKADLIVISGAEGGTGASPASSIRYAGISPELGLSETQQTLVLNGLRGQVVLQADGQLKTGRDIILMALMGAEEYGFATSALIVLGCVMMRKCHQNTCPVGVATQNEELRKRFHGRSEYLVNFFMFLAQEVREHLAEMGFTRMDDIIGRTDLIERKSVADDPNPKHALIDFNRMLARIDNAAAIRHVTDQEHGISTVKDVAIIDAAQDAIKHEKEISLEYTIANTDRAIGAMLSGVIAKKHGAKGLPEHTLNVKFKGSAGQSFGAFLVPGVNFKLEGEANDYLGKGLSGGRIAVLPPIRSNFEADKNTIAGNTLLYGATSGEVYINGRVGERFAVRNSGAVAVVEGVGDHCCEYMTGGRVVVLGQTGRNFAAGMSGGVAYVWNKDGNFDYFCNMEMVELSLIEEASYRKELHELIRQHYLYTGSKLARTMLDDWNHYVDQFIQIVPIEYKKVLQEEQMRKLQQKIADMQRDY; the protein is encoded by the coding sequence ATGAAGAAACAAGAACTTTTTAACAACGAAACAGAAGGATTCCCTTACCAACGACAGCCCAAACAGGCGGGCTTGTACGATGCGGCATACGAACACGATGCCTGCGGTGTTGGTATGCTGGTAAACATTCACGGAGAAAAGTCACACGACATTGTTGAGTCGGCTTTAAAGGTATTGGAGAACATGCGCCACCGCGGCGCCGAGGGTGCGGACAACAAAACCGGAGACGGTGCAGGCATTATGTTACAAATCCCGCACGAGTTTATTTTATTACAAGGCATCCCCGTTCCCGAAAAGGGACGTTATGGTACCGGTCTGCTTTTTCTACCCAAAAATGAAAAAGACCAGGCATCCATTTTGAGTATCATCATCGAAGAAATCGAAAAGGAAGGGCTTACGCTGATGCATCTGCGAAACGTACCTACTTGCCCGGAAATCTTAGGAGAAGCGGCTTTGACCAATGAACCGGATATCAAGCAGGTATTTATCACAGGATTTACGGAAACGGAGACTGCCGACCGCAAACTGTATCTGATTCGTAAGAGAATCGAAAATAAAGTCAGAATGTCAGCCATTCCGGCAAAAGAGGATTTTTATGTCGTTTCGCTCTCCACAAAAAGTATTATATATAAAGGTATGCTTTCGTCGTTGCAGCTACGCAACTATTATCCTGACCTGACGAACAGTTACTTTACCAGCGGACTGGCTTTGGTGCATTCCCGCTTCAGTACCAACACGTTCCCAACATGGGGTTTGGCACAACCTTTCCGTCTCCTGGCACACAATGGCGAAATCAATACGATTCGCGGTAACCGCGGCTGGATGGAAGCCCGCGAAAGTGTACTTTCCTCTCCCACTCTCGGAGATATCAAAGAGATTCGTCCGATTATACAGCCGGGTATGAGTGACAGTGCTTCATTGGATAATGTTCTGGAATTTTTAGTAATGTCGGGATTGAGCCTGCCTCACGCCATGGCAATGCTTGTACCGGAGTCTTTCAACGAGAAGAATCCCATCAGTGAAGATTTGAAGTCTTTCTATGAATATCACTCTATATTAATGGAGCCCTGGGACGGACCTGCCGCCCTGCTGTTCAGTGACGGACGTTTTGCCGGCGGTATGCTCGACCGTAACGGTCTGCGTCCCGCCCGCTACTTGATTACGAAAAATGATATGATGGTAGTAGCTTCGGAAGTTGGCGTAATGGATTTCGAACCGGGAGATATTAAAGAAAAAGGACGGCTACAACCGGGTAAGATTCTATTGATTGACACGGAAAAGGGCGAAATATATTACGATGGTGAACTGAAAAAGCAATTGTCGGAAGCAAAACCTTACCGCACATGGCTGGCTACCAACCGTATCGAACTGGACGAATTGAAAAGCGGACGCAAAGTGCCTCATCATGTAGAAAACTATGACCGGATGCTCCGCACTTTCGGTTATTCAAAAGAGGACATCGAAAGACTGATTATGCCCATGGCAAGCACCGGCGCAGAGCCTATCCATTCAATGGGCAACGATACCCCGTTGGCTGTGCTTTCGGACAAGCCGCAATTGCTCTACAATTATTTCCGCCAACAATTCGCCCAGGTGACGAATCCACCGATTGACCCGCTACGCGAGGAACTGGTGATGTCATTGACGGAATATATCGGTGCTGTCGGCATGAATATTCTGACACCGAGCGAAAGCCATTGTAAGATGGTGCGTCTGAACCATCCGATTCTAAGCAATACTCAATTGGATATTTTATGTAATATCCGCTATAAAGGTTTTAAAACTGTCAAGCTTCCGATGCTTTTTGAAGTAGCGAAAGGAAAAGCCGGGCTTCAAGAAGCACTGGGCGGACTTTGCAAAATGGCGGAAGAATCCGTGACGGAAGGCGTGAACTATATCATTCTGAGTGACCGTGATGTGGATGCCGACCATGCAGTAATCCCGTCCCTTTTGGCGGTAAGCGCTGTTCATCACCATCTGATTTCCGTTGGGAAACGTGTGCAAACGGCACTGGTAGTAGAAAGCGGTGAAATACGCGAGGTGATGCACGCAGCCTTATTACTCGGCTTCGGGGCAAGCGCGCTGAATCCATATATGGCATTTGCGGTGCTTGACAAATTGGTGAAAGACAGGGATATTCAATTGGACTACGCTACGGCCGAGAAGAATTATATCAAGTCCATCTGCAAAGGTCTGTTCAAGATTATGAGCAAGATGGGTATCTCCACCATCCGTTCATACCGCGGTGCCAAGATTTTCGAAGCTGTCGGTTTGAGCGAAGAGTTAAGCAAGGCTTATTTCGGGGGACTCGGCTCACCAATTGGGGGTATTCGGCTGGAAGAGATTGCAAGAGACGCCATTGCTTTCCACGAAGAAGGATTTGAAGAAGTTGAGAATGGAGAGACTCCCAACTCTCAACTTCTTAAAAGCAACGGAGTATATTCATTCCGCAAAGACGGAGAACAGCATGCATGGAATCCCGAAACCATCAGTACGCTGCAATTGGCTACCCGCCTGGGCAGTTATAAGAAATTCAAAGAATATACTCACTTGGTAGACGAGAAAGAGAAACCTATCTTCCTGCGTGATTTCCTGGGATTCCGCCGCAATCCGATTTCTATCGATCAGGTGGAACCGGTAGAGAATATTTTGCATCGTTTTGTCACAGGTGCCATGTCTTTCGGCTCTATCAGCAAAGAGGCTCATGAGGCAATGGCTATCGCCATGAATAAAATTCACGGACGCAGTAATACCGGCGAGGGCGGTGAAGACGCTTCCCGCTTCCAACCGCTACCGGACGGCAGTTCCCTGCGAAGTGCCATCAAGCAGGTGGCTTCGGGACGTTTCGGTGTGACAGCGGAATATCTAGTGAATGCGGATGAGATTCAGATTAAGATAGCCCAAGGGGCAAAGCCGGGTGAAGGCGGACAACTTCCGGGATTCAAGGTGAACGATGTGATTGCCAAGACACGCCACTCTATTCCGGGAATTTCTCTGATTTCTCCCCCGCCCCATCACGATATTTATTCGATAGAGGATTTGGCTCAATTGATTTTCGATTTGAAGAACGTAAATCCACAAGCCAAAATCAGTGTGAAGTTGGTTGCAGAAAGTGGCGTAGGCACGATTGCCGCGGGTGTGGCAAAGGCGAAGGCGGACTTGATTGTTATTTCCGGTGCCGAAGGGGGCACGGGGGCTTCTCCCGCTTCTTCTATCCGTTATGCGGGTATCTCTCCCGAACTGGGATTGAGCGAGACACAACAGACATTGGTTCTAAACGGGCTTCGCGGCCAAGTGGTTCTGCAAGCTGACGGGCAATTAAAAACCGGACGGGACATTATCTTAATGGCATTGATGGGAGCCGAAGAATATGGTTTTGCCACCTCTGCACTGATTGTATTAGGTTGTGTCATGATGCGTAAATGTCATCAGAACACTTGCCCTGTAGGAGTTGCCACACAGAATGAGGAGTTGCGCAAACGTTTCCACGGACGCAGTGAATATTTAGTGAATTTCTTCATGTTCCTGGCGCAGGAAGTTCGTGAACATCTGGCGGAAATGGGATTCACCCGGATGGATGACATTATCGGACGGACAGACTTGATTGAACGTAAATCCGTAGCGGACGACCCGAATCCGAAGCATGCGTTGATTGATTTCAACAGGATGCTGGCACGTATTGATAATGCTGCCGCTATCCGTCATGTCACCGACCAGGAGCATGGAATCTCTACTGTAAAGGATGTGGCTATCATTGATGCCGCCCAAGATGCCATCAAACATGAGAAAGAAATCTCTTTAGAATATACGATTGCGAATACAGACCGTGCAATAGGTGCTATGCTTTCGGGAGTAATCGCGAAGAAGCATGGAGCTAAGGGATTGCCGGAACATACGTTGAATGTGAAATTCAAAGGTTCGGCAGGGCAGTCTTTCGGTGCATTTCTTGTACCGGGTGTCAACTTTAAACTGGAAGGAGAAGCGAACGACTATTTGGGCAAGGGTCTGAGTGGCGGACGTATCGCCGTACTTCCCCCTATCCGCAGCAATTTCGAAGCTGACAAGAATACAATTGCCGGTAACACATTGCTTTACGGCGCCACAAGTGGTGAAGTGTATATCAACGGTCGTGTAGGAGAACGTTTTGCCGTACGTAATTCGGGTGCCGTCGCCGTAGTGGAAGGTGTAGGCGACCACTGTTGCGAATATATGACCGGCGGACGCGTTGTAGTCCTCGGACAAACCGGACGCAACTTTGCAGCCGGCATGAGTGGCGGTGTAGCCTATGTATGGAACAAAGACGGCAACTTCGATTATTTCTGTAATATGGAGATGGTGGAATTGTCCCTTAT
- a CDS encoding amidophosphoribosyltransferase, which produces MEQLKHECGVAMIRLLKPLEYYEKKYGTWMYGLNKLYLLMEKQHNRGQEGAGLACVKLEANPGEEYMFRERALGSGAITEIFENVQNNFKDLTPEQLHDAEYAKRTLPFVGEAYMGHLRYSTTGKSGISYVHPFLRRNNWRAKNLALCGNFNMTNVDEIFARITAIGQHPRKYADTYIMLEQVGHRLDREVERVFNLAEADGLTGMGITNYIEEHIDLSNVLRTSSREWDGGYVICGLTGSGESFAIRDPWGIRPAFWYQDDEIAVLASERPVIQTVLNVPFEEIKELQPGQALLISKEGKIRTSQIIKPHEKHACSFERIYFSRGSDVDIYKERKLLGEKLVPKILKAINNDIDHTVFSFIPNTAEVAFYGMLQGLDDYLNEEKVQQIAALGHNPNMEELEVILSRRIRSEKVAIKDIKLRTFIAEGNSRNDLAAHVYDITYGSLVPGVDNLVIIDDSIVRGTTLKQSIIGILDRLSPKKIVIVSSSPQVRYPDYYGIDMAKMSEFIAFRAAIELLKERDMKDVIAAAYRKSKDQVGLPKEQMVNYVKDIYAPFTDEEISAKMVELLTPKGTRAKVEIVYQPLEGLHEACPNHTGDWYFSGNYPTPGGVKMVNRAFIDYIEQMYQF; this is translated from the coding sequence ATGGAACAATTGAAACATGAATGTGGCGTTGCCATGATACGCCTGCTTAAACCGCTGGAGTATTACGAGAAGAAGTACGGAACGTGGATGTACGGCCTGAACAAGCTTTATCTGCTGATGGAAAAGCAGCACAACCGTGGACAGGAAGGTGCGGGACTGGCTTGCGTGAAACTGGAAGCCAATCCGGGTGAAGAATATATGTTCCGCGAACGTGCCCTGGGTTCCGGTGCCATTACCGAAATCTTTGAAAATGTGCAGAACAATTTCAAGGATTTGACTCCCGAACAACTGCATGATGCGGAGTATGCCAAACGTACTTTACCTTTTGTCGGTGAAGCATATATGGGGCATCTCCGTTATTCCACCACAGGGAAATCCGGCATCTCTTACGTACATCCGTTTTTGAGAAGAAACAACTGGCGTGCCAAGAACCTGGCTCTCTGCGGTAACTTCAATATGACGAACGTAGATGAAATATTTGCCCGTATTACGGCTATCGGTCAGCATCCGCGTAAATATGCCGATACATACATCATGTTGGAACAGGTGGGACACCGTCTCGACCGTGAAGTGGAACGTGTCTTTAATCTTGCCGAAGCAGACGGGCTCACAGGTATGGGCATCACCAATTATATAGAAGAGCATATCGACCTGTCTAATGTATTGCGTACTTCCAGCCGTGAGTGGGATGGGGGATATGTTATCTGCGGACTGACCGGAAGCGGTGAATCTTTCGCTATCCGCGACCCGTGGGGGATTCGTCCCGCATTTTGGTATCAGGATGACGAGATAGCCGTATTAGCTTCCGAACGTCCGGTCATCCAGACTGTCCTGAATGTTCCGTTTGAAGAAATTAAAGAGCTGCAACCGGGACAAGCGCTGCTTATCAGCAAGGAAGGCAAAATACGTACTTCGCAAATTATCAAACCTCATGAGAAGCACGCTTGCTCTTTTGAACGTATCTACTTCTCCCGTGGTAGTGACGTAGATATCTATAAGGAAAGAAAACTGCTGGGCGAAAAGTTAGTTCCGAAAATCCTGAAAGCTATCAATAACGACATCGACCATACCGTTTTCTCTTTTATTCCCAATACTGCCGAAGTCGCTTTCTACGGAATGCTGCAAGGATTGGACGATTATCTGAACGAAGAGAAAGTGCAGCAGATTGCCGCATTGGGGCATAACCCGAACATGGAAGAACTGGAAGTAATCCTTTCTCGCCGTATCCGTAGTGAAAAGGTGGCTATCAAGGATATCAAGCTCCGCACTTTCATTGCCGAAGGAAACAGCCGCAATGATTTGGCGGCTCACGTATATGACATTACATACGGAAGTCTCGTGCCCGGTGTCGATAACTTGGTGATAATTGACGACAGTATTGTGCGCGGTACAACGCTGAAACAAAGTATAATCGGTATTCTCGACCGTCTCAGCCCGAAGAAGATTGTCATCGTATCCTCTTCACCGCAAGTACGTTATCCTGATTATTACGGCATAGACATGGCGAAGATGAGCGAATTTATTGCTTTCAGGGCAGCTATCGAGCTTCTGAAAGAACGCGATATGAAAGATGTGATTGCTGCCGCTTACCGTAAATCCAAAGACCAGGTAGGACTGCCGAAAGAGCAGATGGTGAATTACGTAAAAGACATTTATGCTCCTTTCACCGATGAAGAAATCTCCGCCAAGATGGTGGAATTGTTGACACCGAAAGGGACGAGAGCGAAAGTCGAAATCGTCTACCAACCGTTGGAAGGACTTCACGAAGCTTGCCCGAACCATACGGGCGATTGGTACTTCAGCGGCAATTACCCTACACCGGGTGGTGTGAAAATGGTGAACCGGGCATTTATCGATTACATAGAGCAAATGTATCAATTTTAA